CAACCTTCCGTGTAGTTGAAATGTCGAGCTACCATAACAGCATGAATGACGAGTAAGGAGGAGTCACGGTTGCGAATTGCAGTGGATGCGATGGGCGGCGATCACGCACCGAAGAGTACCGTATTAGGGGCGCTTGCTGCCATCAAGGAAAACCCGGCCATTACAGTTGTATTGGTGGGAGATGAACAGGCTATTCGGAACCACTTGCCGCAGGATATTCCGGCAAACATTGAAATTGTTCCTGCAGCGGAAGTGATTTTGCCAGATGATGAACCGGTTCGAGCTGTTCGACGTAAGAAAAATTCTTCGCTGGTAGTAGCTGTTGAGATGGCGCGCGAGAAAAAAGTCGACGCGATGATCTCGGCTGGGAATACGGGCGCATTAATGACAGCAGGCTTGTTGTACGCAGGTCGCATGGATGGAATCGAGCGCCCTGCGCTTTGTGCTTATATCCCGAATACAAAAGGTCGAGTAACACTGACGCTGGACGTCGGAGCCAATATGGATGCCAAGCCGCATCAGCTTGTACAATACGCGGTGATGGGGAGCTTGTATGCTGAAAAAGTGTTGGGTTTCGAGCGTCCCACAGTAGGCTTGCTGAATGTCGGGACGGAAGAAGGAAAAGGGAACGAATTGACGAAAGCGGTTTTTCCTCTCCTTCAAGAAGCTGACTTGAACTTTGTAGGAAATGTGGAAGCGCGCGATGTTATGCAAGGAGCCTGTGATGTGCTCGTATGCGACGGTTTTGTCGGAAATGTTTTGTTAAAGGCCGTAGAGGGTGCTGCTTCCACAATCTTTTCGCAGTTGAAGCAGGAGTTTACTTCCAGCCTGATAAATAAGCTAGGAGCGGCCATTCTGAAACCTGGATTGGTTCGCTTTAAAAAGAAAATGGATTATGCGGAATACGGTGGTGCTCCCTTGCTGGGATTGAAATCCCCTGTGATCAAGGCCCACGGTTCCTCAAATGAGCGTGCGATGAAAAACGCGATCGTCAGTGCTACGCGGTTTATTCAGCAGGACGTGAACGAGGTTATCCAGCAATCATTACAGAAAAATACTTTGGGAGAAAGCGAGTGAAGCAGATGAGTGCAAAGCGTTCAGTAGGGATTTTGTCTACAGGCTCTTATACCCCGGAACGGGTGTTGACGAACTTTGATCTGGAGAAAATGGTGGAAACCTCTGATGAGTGGATTGTTTCCCGTACTGGAATCAGAGAACGCCGCATTAGCTCACCGGAGCAAGCTTCCTCCGACTTGGCTTACGAGGCTGCCAAAGAAGCGCTCCAAAAAGCAAACATCAGCGCGGAACAGTTGGATATGATCATTGTCGCTACCGTAACGCCTGACATGTCGTTCCCATCTACTGCTTGCTTGCTGCAAGAAAAACTGGGTGCTACACGTGCGGCTGCGATGGATCTTTCCGCGGCTTGTACAGGCTTTTTGTATGGAATTACGACAGCGACTCAGTTCATCGCAAACGGTTTGTATAAAAAAGTGTTGGTCGTAGGCGTTGAGACCTTGTCCAAAATTACGAATTACAAAGATCGAAATACATGTGTGTTGTTCGGAGACGGCGCAGGTGCAGCTGTTATCGGTGAAGTTACTGAGGGCTACGGCTTCCAGTCCTTTGAGCTCGGCGCAGATGGATCAGGTGGGTCCCTCTTGTGCATGCCGGCCGGTGGTTCCAGAACACCTGCATCCGCTGAGTCTGTCGAACAAGGACTGCATTATCTCTACATGACAGGCGGAGAAGTTTTCAAATTCGCCGTTCGCGTCATGAATTCTGCAACAGAGGCTGTCTTGTCCAAAGCGGGCGTATCGAAGGATGAGATCGACCTGTTGGTGCCGCATCAAGCAAACAAACGCATCATCGACTCTGCTGTACAGCGTTTCGGTCTGTCTGAGGATAAAGTTGCGATCAACCTGGATCGCTATGGAAACATGTCTTCTGCTTCCATTCCAGTAGCGCTGGATGAAGCAGTAAAGGCTGGTCGCGTAAAAGAAGGCGATAACCTGATTCTGGTTGGATTTGGTGGCGGCTTGACTTGGGGAGCGACGCTCTTGAAGTGGTGCACGACTCCGGCAGAAGGGAGCAAGTAGGAATGGGAAAAGTAGCCTTTGTTTTTCCGGGGCAAGGTTCACAATTTGTAGGAATGGGGCAAGCTCTCTCCGAACAATCGGAAGCTGCCCGTCACATATTTGAGCAGGCTGATGAAGCGCTCGGCTTTTCCTTGTCGGGACTGTGTTTTGCAGGACCAGAAGAGGAATTGAAGCTGACAGCAAACACACAGCCAGCTATTTTGACAGCAAGCATCGCTGTTATGGCAGCATTGAACGAAAAGTTGCCTGACTATAAGCCTGCGTTTGTAGCGGGTCACAGCTTGGGTGAGTATTCTGCTTTGGTTGTAGCTGGGGCGTTGTCCTTTGCAGATGCAGTCAAAACAGTGCGAGCTCGTGGTCAGTTCATGGAAGAGGCAGTTCCAGCGGGACAAGGTGCAATGGCGGCTGTCTTAAACATGGAACGCGCAGCACTGCATGCGGTTTGCGAAGAAGTAACAGCATCTGGACATCCTGTACAATTAGCGAACATGAACTGCCCAGGGCAAATTGTAATCTCTGGTTCTGCTGAAGGTGTGAAGCTGGCTGGTGAAAAAGCGAAGGAAGCGGGTGCAAAGCGTGTCCTTCCATTGAATGTAAGTGGTCCGTTCCACTCGAGCTTGATGCAGCCAGCAGCAGATAAACTCCAAGTAGTTTTGGCTGGCGTAACGGTACAAGAAGCGACTGTGCCTGTTGTGGCAAACGTAACGGCTAGACCGGTGTCTGAGGCTACAATCATTGCAGATCAATTGGTTCAACAAGTTTCCGCTCCAGTTTTGTGGGAGGATTCTGTACAATGGATGGTCGAAGCAGGCGTGACAACCTTTGTAGAAATCGGTCCAGGAAAAGTTTTGGCTGGATTGATCAAGAAAATCGCACCAGCGGATACAACGATTATCTCTGTACAGGATATGGATTCGCTTACTGAGCTTTTGAACGGAGGGGTACTATGTTAACAGGAAAAACAGCACTGGTCACAGGGGCTTCCCGTGGTATTGGGCGTGCGATTGCATTGAAGCTGGCAGAAGCTGGCGCTAATGTGGTTGTCAATTACGCTGGTAGTGAAGCAGCAGCGAGTGAGACTGTTGCGCTTATTAAAGAAATGGGCCGCGATGCCATCATGATTCGCGCAAACGTTTCTTCTACAGAAGATGTCAACGACATGTTCAAAGCCGCTTTGGATCATTTTGGTGCGATCGATATTCTCGTGAATAATGCGGGAATTACTCGCGACAACCTGATCATGCGCATGAAAGAAGACGAGTGGGACGATGTCATTGCGACGAATCTGAAGGGTGTATTCAACTGCGTAAAGGCAGCGACCCGCCCAATGATGAAGCAGCGTTCAGGCAAAATCATCAACATCACTTCTGTGGTAGGTGTTTTGGGGAACGCTGGACAAGCTAACTATGTGGCGGCAAAAGCTGGGGTTATTGGCTTGACGAAGACGGCTGCTCGCGAGCTGGCTAGCCGTAACATCACGGTGAATGCTGTTGCACCAGGATTTATCGATACAGAAATGACTGCTGTATTACCGGAGGATGTCAAAGCAGGACTCACAAGCCAAATTCCGCTTGCCCGCTTGGGACAAACAGATGATATCGCATCTGTAGTGCTGTTCCTGGCATCCAACGCAGCCAACTACATGACGGGGCAGACCCTGCACGTAGACGGCGGAATGTACATGTAGGAAGAAAACCTCAATCGAGCGTTTTCTGAAAACTGGTTTTTTGAAAGCTCATCCACTATAATACGGGAGAGGGGGTGAAGCAAGATGGCAGATACTTTGGAGCGTGTGAAGAAAATCATCGTCGATCGTCTGGGTGTAGATGAGTCCAAAATTACTTTGGAAGCTTCTTTCAAAGAAGACCTGGGCGCTGACTCCCTGGATGTAGTTGAACTCGTAATGGAACTCGAAGATGAGTTTGATTTAGAGATTTCCGACGAAGATGCTGAAAAGATCACTTCTGTTGGTGAGGTTGTTAAATACATAGAATCTCACAAGTAGGTTGATCTGTTGGAAGTCCCGTACCATACGGGACTTCTCCTTCAATTGCCGCCTGTACATAATCCAAATAGATACACGTTTTGCATGCAGTGGATGTAAGAAGCTGACTGCTGACTTTCATATAGAGGTGATTGCAATGAAACGCAGAGTGGTGATTACTGGCGTTGGTGTCGTTTCTCCAGTTGGGAATGACGCGCAGACTTTCTGGAACAGCTTGCTGGAAGGGAAATCAGGCATTGACCGTGTGGCTGCCTTTGACGCTTCTGATTATCCAACACAAATTGCAGGCGAAGTGAAAAACTTCGATCCTGAGCAGTATATGGACAAGAAAGATATCCGACGTACAGACCGATTCGTTCAGTTTGGATTAGCTGCTGCCAAAATGGCTGTAGAAGATGCAAAACTGGAGATTACGCCAGAAAATGCGGAACGAGTGGGTGTATACATCGGATCCGGAATCGGTGGTCTGACTACATGGGAAGAACAGCATTCCGTATTGTTGGAAAAAGGACCGCGTCGCGTGAGTCCATTCTTCATACCGATGCTGATTGCAAACATGGCGTCTGGTGCAGTATCCATTCAATACGGTGCAAAAGGACCAACTTCCAGCGCGATTACCGCTTGTGCTACAGGTACAAATGCGATCGGTGATGCACTGCGTCTGATCCAGTTCGATCACGCAGATGTCATGATCGCAGGTGGAGCAGAAGCAACGGTGCGTCCAATGGCATTTGCAGGCTTTTGCTCAGCGAAAGCGATGTCCACTAGAAACGATGAGCCGCAAAAAGCAAGCCGTCCGTTTGACCAAGATCGCGATGGCTTCGTAATGGGCGAAGGTGCTGGTGTTCTGATCTTGGAAGAGCTTGAGCATGCGAAAAAACGTGGGGCAACGATCATCGCGGAAGTCATTGGCTACGGGATGAGTGCAGATGCTCACCATATTACTTCTCCATCTCCTGGTGGTGAAGGGGCAGCGCGTTGCATGGCAAGCGCACTGAAAGACGCTGGCGTTGACCCAACGGAAGTCCAATATATTAATGCACATGGTACTTCTACTGGCCAAGGAGATATCGCAGAAACACAAGCGATCAAGAGTGTGTTTGGCGAGCACGCATACAAACTGGCTGTCAGCTCGACCAAATCGATGACAGGCCATTTGCTGGGTGCTACTGGTGGTGTCGAGGCAATCGCGACGGCATATGCGCTGCGTGATCAAGTACTGCCTCCAACAATTAACTTGGAAAATCCGGATTCAGAATGTGATCTGGACTATGTTCCGAACCATGCGCGCAAGGCGACCGTCAATGTGGCTGTTTCCAATACATTTGGATTCGGCGGTCACAACGCAACGGTAATCTTGAAGCGATACGAAGCATAAATGAGCCCTACTGATAGAAAAAGTAGGCAGTCTCCTGGAATGGTGGTGAGGGTGATGAATTTTGCACAGCTGCAAGAAACGATAGGCTTTCGCTTTCGCGATGAAAGTGTTTTGCGGCAGGCATTCACCCATTCTTCCTACGTGAACGAGCAACGCGGCAAACGTATATCAGACAATGAGCGGCTAGAGTTTTTGGGGGATGCTGTGTTGGAGTTGACTGTCTCCCAGTTTTTGTATAAAACTTTTCCGAAGATGAGCGAAGGGGAAATGACGAAGCTGCGTGCAGCCATTGTCTGTGAACCTTCTCTCGTCAAGTTTGCTGAACTGTTGAATTTTGGCGATCTCGTATTGCTGGGAAAAGGGGAAGAGCTGACAGGTGGACGTCAGCGACCAGCCTTGCTAGCGGACGTTTTTGAGGCGTTTGTAGGTGCGCTTTACTTGGATCAGGGGTTGGACGCGGTCTTTTCCTTTATGGAAAAATACGTGTACCCGCGCATCGACAAAGGAGAGTTTGCCCAGGTAACCGACTTCAAGAGCCAGTTGCAGGAATTTGTTCAACAAGACAATCTGGGAGACATCCATTACCGAATAGTAGAAGAAAAAGGACCAGCTCATAATCGAGAATTCGTATCTGAGGTGCTTTTGAACAATCGTTCGCTTGGCATCGGCTCTGGCCGCTCCAAAAAAGAAGCGGAACAGCAAGCTGCTGCACGAGCGTTGGTCAAGCTGGGGGATAAATAATCACTCGTCAGCTAGAAGGGCTGCATCATCTGCTACAAGATGGTGCAGCTTTTTTCTTTCGGGTGGGAAACATAGGGAAAATACTGCGAGATGACCGCTATCTATGATACACTTACCTACAGATGACCATGTAGGCTCGTAGTAGGTAGCTCCTGTTCGATGCAGGGGCTTCTTTTCGGGTACCATCCGAACCTTGCATGTTTTTAAGTCTGTCAGTTTGGCAGGCAGTCTGGATGGTTTCTTAAGGAGGACCGTACGTATGTATTTGAAACGCCTGGAGCTGGCTGGATTCAAATCCTTTGCCGATCGCACGGAATTGGAATTTGTACCAGGAGTAACAGCTGTAGTGGGACCGAATGGAAGCGGGAAAAGTAACGTTTCTGATTCGATCCGCTGGGTGCTGGGGGAACAGAGCGCAAAGTCGTTGCGTGGAGCGAAAATGGAAGACATTATTTTCGCGGGCAGTGATAAGCGCAAGCCAGTGAATTTCGCAGAAGTGACACTCACTTTGGACAATACAGATCGTTCGCTCGATGTGGAATATTCGGAGGTATCCGTTACCCGCAGAGTGTATCGTTCTGGTGACAGTGAGTACTACATAAACAACAGATCCTGCCGTCTAAAAGACATCATGGAGCTGTTTATGGATACCGGGCTGGGTAAAGAAGCGTATTCCATTATCGGTCAAGGAAAAATTGAGGAAATTCTCAGTACCAAGTCCGAGGATCGCCGTGGAATATTTGAAGAAGCAGCCGGAATCGTCAAATATAAAACACGCAAGCGCGAGGCGGAGAAAAAGCTCGATGACACTGAGCAAAATCTGGTGCGTATTCACGATATCGTCAGTGAAATTACGGAACAGATTGGACCTTTGCAGGAGCAGGCGGAAACAGCCAAGACGTACAAGGAGCTTCATCGCCAGCTGGTTGAGCATGAAGTAGCTCTTTACGTGCAGCAAATTGAAGCAGCTCATACAAAGTGGGAAGCAGCAACAGGACGCGTAGAGGAGCTCAAGCATCTGTTAATT
This genomic stretch from Brevibacillus sp. DP1.3A harbors:
- the plsX gene encoding phosphate acyltransferase PlsX produces the protein MRIAVDAMGGDHAPKSTVLGALAAIKENPAITVVLVGDEQAIRNHLPQDIPANIEIVPAAEVILPDDEPVRAVRRKKNSSLVVAVEMAREKKVDAMISAGNTGALMTAGLLYAGRMDGIERPALCAYIPNTKGRVTLTLDVGANMDAKPHQLVQYAVMGSLYAEKVLGFERPTVGLLNVGTEEGKGNELTKAVFPLLQEADLNFVGNVEARDVMQGACDVLVCDGFVGNVLLKAVEGAASTIFSQLKQEFTSSLINKLGAAILKPGLVRFKKKMDYAEYGGAPLLGLKSPVIKAHGSSNERAMKNAIVSATRFIQQDVNEVIQQSLQKNTLGESE
- a CDS encoding beta-ketoacyl-ACP synthase III; amino-acid sequence: MSAKRSVGILSTGSYTPERVLTNFDLEKMVETSDEWIVSRTGIRERRISSPEQASSDLAYEAAKEALQKANISAEQLDMIIVATVTPDMSFPSTACLLQEKLGATRAAAMDLSAACTGFLYGITTATQFIANGLYKKVLVVGVETLSKITNYKDRNTCVLFGDGAGAAVIGEVTEGYGFQSFELGADGSGGSLLCMPAGGSRTPASAESVEQGLHYLYMTGGEVFKFAVRVMNSATEAVLSKAGVSKDEIDLLVPHQANKRIIDSAVQRFGLSEDKVAINLDRYGNMSSASIPVALDEAVKAGRVKEGDNLILVGFGGGLTWGATLLKWCTTPAEGSK
- the fabD gene encoding ACP S-malonyltransferase → MGKVAFVFPGQGSQFVGMGQALSEQSEAARHIFEQADEALGFSLSGLCFAGPEEELKLTANTQPAILTASIAVMAALNEKLPDYKPAFVAGHSLGEYSALVVAGALSFADAVKTVRARGQFMEEAVPAGQGAMAAVLNMERAALHAVCEEVTASGHPVQLANMNCPGQIVISGSAEGVKLAGEKAKEAGAKRVLPLNVSGPFHSSLMQPAADKLQVVLAGVTVQEATVPVVANVTARPVSEATIIADQLVQQVSAPVLWEDSVQWMVEAGVTTFVEIGPGKVLAGLIKKIAPADTTIISVQDMDSLTELLNGGVLC
- the fabG gene encoding 3-oxoacyl-[acyl-carrier-protein] reductase, whose translation is MLTGKTALVTGASRGIGRAIALKLAEAGANVVVNYAGSEAAASETVALIKEMGRDAIMIRANVSSTEDVNDMFKAALDHFGAIDILVNNAGITRDNLIMRMKEDEWDDVIATNLKGVFNCVKAATRPMMKQRSGKIINITSVVGVLGNAGQANYVAAKAGVIGLTKTAARELASRNITVNAVAPGFIDTEMTAVLPEDVKAGLTSQIPLARLGQTDDIASVVLFLASNAANYMTGQTLHVDGGMYM
- the acpP gene encoding acyl carrier protein codes for the protein MADTLERVKKIIVDRLGVDESKITLEASFKEDLGADSLDVVELVMELEDEFDLEISDEDAEKITSVGEVVKYIESHK
- the fabF gene encoding beta-ketoacyl-ACP synthase II, which translates into the protein MKRRVVITGVGVVSPVGNDAQTFWNSLLEGKSGIDRVAAFDASDYPTQIAGEVKNFDPEQYMDKKDIRRTDRFVQFGLAAAKMAVEDAKLEITPENAERVGVYIGSGIGGLTTWEEQHSVLLEKGPRRVSPFFIPMLIANMASGAVSIQYGAKGPTSSAITACATGTNAIGDALRLIQFDHADVMIAGGAEATVRPMAFAGFCSAKAMSTRNDEPQKASRPFDQDRDGFVMGEGAGVLILEELEHAKKRGATIIAEVIGYGMSADAHHITSPSPGGEGAARCMASALKDAGVDPTEVQYINAHGTSTGQGDIAETQAIKSVFGEHAYKLAVSSTKSMTGHLLGATGGVEAIATAYALRDQVLPPTINLENPDSECDLDYVPNHARKATVNVAVSNTFGFGGHNATVILKRYEA
- the rnc gene encoding ribonuclease III translates to MNFAQLQETIGFRFRDESVLRQAFTHSSYVNEQRGKRISDNERLEFLGDAVLELTVSQFLYKTFPKMSEGEMTKLRAAIVCEPSLVKFAELLNFGDLVLLGKGEELTGGRQRPALLADVFEAFVGALYLDQGLDAVFSFMEKYVYPRIDKGEFAQVTDFKSQLQEFVQQDNLGDIHYRIVEEKGPAHNREFVSEVLLNNRSLGIGSGRSKKEAEQQAAARALVKLGDK